The Francisella salimarina nucleotide sequence ACCTCTACAGGCTTATAGTGAGTAATAGCTTCTTTACCTCTATAATTGACAGCCATTTTTGTGCGATTATTTGGATCTCTTCCTATGGGTTGGTTAACTGTTCCTTCTTCATAGATTTCACCCTCTACTATTGCAAGATATTTTCTAGACACTTGTCTTTCTGATAGCTGCTGAACTAGGCTATGATAAGCAATACTACTTTTAGCGGCAACCATTAAGCCTGAAGTGTCTTTATCTAGACGGTGAACGATACCTGCTCTTGGTAATTTGTCTTGATTAGAATATTTATGGAGTAAAGCATTTGATATGGTGCCAGTTATATTGCCAGCACCAGGATGTACAACCATATCGATAGGTTTATCAATTACTACAATGTCATCATCTTCAAATACGATACTTAAATCAATATCCTCAGCTATCCACTCATTTGTTGGTAAGAGCTCGACATTGATATCAATTTCTTCATCTCCTAATATGATATATTTAGGCTTTGTAGCTTTTCCATTAACCGTAATTAGGCCATCTTTAATCCATTTTTGTATTTGTGAACGGGAAAATTGATCAAACATCTCGTTTACTGCCGAATCGATTCTCTTGCCTGCATAATCTGGATGCATCATAAATTTTTGATGAAATTCGTTAGATAGTGTATTATTTGCCATGTTATATGCTTAATATAAGTATTTTTTATTAAATAAATTGATTTTTACGTAGAATTATATAAGAAAATTCTAAGGATAGTTAAATTAAATGAAAAGGTTTTTATATTTAATAACCATTATATCTATGGTAATGATGTTAGTATCTTGTGGACCCAAAAAAGATAGTGAGCTTCCGCAAGT carries:
- the rluD gene encoding 23S rRNA pseudouridine(1911/1915/1917) synthase RluD, with the protein product MANNTLSNEFHQKFMMHPDYAGKRIDSAVNEMFDQFSRSQIQKWIKDGLITVNGKATKPKYIILGDEEIDINVELLPTNEWIAEDIDLSIVFEDDDIVVIDKPIDMVVHPGAGNITGTISNALLHKYSNQDKLPRAGIVHRLDKDTSGLMVAAKSSIAYHSLVQQLSERQVSRKYLAIVEGEIYEEGTVNQPIGRDPNNRTKMAVNYRGKEAITHYKPVEVYDGFTLIECQLETGRTHQIRVHMKSIKHPLVGDQTYNKSSTKLEKIGIENIHRQALHAYKLSFIHPISQKMVRFKSKLPEDMLNLKLELQQTIEVYDDYEEDYYDYE